The nucleotide sequence GGATCCGAAGTCGCCGGCCCCGCCGCGGCAGCGTCGTCGGCTGCGCCGGAATCGGCCGCGGCCGTCGCCGTGTCCGATGAGGTCTCGTCGGGCGCAGCGCAGCCGACGAGCAGCGGAAGAGCGAGCCAGGAAACCGGGGAAGAAAGCCGCCGACCCATCTTCAAACCTCCGTCAGACGAGAGAACCCGACCTGAATCTTCTCCCCGGGAGGGACGCGCCCGCCAGACCTCCACAGCGTGGGGTAACCCGTGCAGTTTTCCGGGCCGCCGTTCCGTCGAGGTTGAGGATCCCCCCTGATCCCCCCCAAATTGGGTGATTGCCTGCCGCCCAACGGGAGGTGCGCCATGACAGGAGAGACTCGTCCGCGGCGGCGACGCTATCACCTTCCAGCCCACCGAAACCGAGGCAGCGGCAGTGTTGCGGCACTCGCAGGTCTCCTGGCCGTGCTGTCGTGCGGCGACAGCGCCACGGAGCCGCCGCCGCCGCGTCCGGAGCCCCCACGTCCGGAGCCGCCGCGTCCGACCGCGGTCCTGGTGAGTCCGAGTACCTTGCAGTTGGGCGCCATCGGCGAGACCGCCCGGCTCAGGGCCGAAGTACGGGACCAGAACGGGCGACCCATGACGGGCGTGACCGTCACCTGGGCGAGCAGCGACCCGGCCGTCGCCACGGTCGACGCGATGGGTCTGGTCCGCGCCGTCGCCGACGGCAGCGCGTCGATCACGGCGACCGCTGGATCGGCGACGGGCCAGGCCGCGGTCACCGTCATGGATCTCGATCGCGCGGTGCTGGTGACGTTCTATCGCGCCACGGCCGGCG is from Candidatus Palauibacter scopulicola and encodes:
- a CDS encoding Ig-like domain-containing protein, which translates into the protein MSPSTLQLGAIGETARLRAEVRDQNGRPMTGVTVTWASSDPAVATVDAMGLVRAVADGSASITATAGSATGQAAVTVMDLDRAVLVTFYRATAGESWRRSDNWLSDARTVV